In one window of Photorhabdus laumondii subsp. laumondii DNA:
- a CDS encoding VRR-NUC domain-containing protein yields the protein MAISNSGKMCPAVTSINCTMEIGVFPADEDPCYLAEKAEYALRLPAMIITKLGAIRFLNQVIMSGLIKVEELKHDFLWPYKAEVVFAIRGEQDVPLPMLATSQDSKQRYGDNLPQSSNPFARPSAEDAEKFGVVSIRRPDIILVKEEALRWPGRNATYFDGSVHPDNLKMLIEVKFPGDKLAEDQEIDYIQIATEDRFGVMRISDNRTEEQKQYDEAWRKHYQPDSQHYKNPIPLAPLPPGSPPDDEALPAPPAEGVPGTIPQPLTKNPPLLSTSRWSFLPSYEDWVVLGQEVAGLAENGLNYVLDSTRELLAQFGSWLNQTGKWVCEEIIDPISHQISYAFSWVNEQTGKIVTWTESEIKARWQTVQQGSDITLEELKNISWMQILKEVGEGMLEMVVIIAGVAVVILVTLAVAAALIALVEILAAAAAVSAAALAAVLTILASVTFATAS from the coding sequence ATGGCAATATCTAACAGTGGTAAAATGTGTCCGGCCGTGACCTCAATTAACTGTACGATGGAAATAGGGGTCTTTCCCGCCGATGAAGATCCCTGTTATCTGGCGGAAAAAGCCGAGTATGCCCTGCGCCTGCCGGCAATGATTATCACCAAACTGGGGGCTATTCGCTTTCTCAATCAAGTCATTATGAGTGGGTTGATTAAGGTTGAAGAGCTTAAGCATGACTTTCTGTGGCCCTATAAAGCAGAAGTAGTGTTTGCTATCCGAGGAGAGCAAGATGTCCCCTTACCCATGCTGGCAACCAGTCAAGACTCTAAGCAACGTTATGGTGATAATTTACCGCAATCCAGTAATCCGTTTGCCCGGCCTTCTGCCGAAGACGCGGAGAAATTTGGTGTTGTTAGTATCCGCCGGCCCGATATTATTCTGGTTAAAGAGGAAGCTCTCCGCTGGCCGGGCAGAAATGCCACCTACTTCGATGGTTCTGTGCACCCTGATAATTTGAAGATGTTGATTGAGGTGAAATTTCCGGGCGATAAACTTGCTGAAGATCAAGAAATAGATTACATACAGATTGCGACCGAAGATCGCTTTGGTGTAATGCGTATCAGCGATAATCGCACAGAAGAGCAAAAACAGTATGACGAAGCGTGGCGAAAACATTATCAACCCGACTCCCAACACTATAAAAACCCCATACCTCTAGCCCCGCTGCCACCCGGTTCGCCGCCTGATGATGAAGCTTTACCCGCTCCTCCCGCAGAGGGTGTGCCGGGGACTATTCCGCAGCCGCTGACAAAAAATCCACCGCTTCTCAGCACTTCCCGCTGGTCGTTTTTACCCAGCTATGAAGACTGGGTTGTCCTCGGGCAGGAGGTGGCTGGTCTGGCCGAAAATGGGCTGAATTATGTCCTCGACAGTACCCGAGAGCTTCTTGCCCAGTTTGGTTCATGGCTCAATCAAACCGGCAAGTGGGTGTGTGAAGAGATTATTGACCCGATAAGCCATCAGATCAGCTACGCTTTTTCCTGGGTTAATGAACAAACGGGGAAAATCGTGACCTGGACGGAGAGTGAGATAAAAGCCCGGTGGCAGACTGTGCAACAGGGTTCAGACATCACCCTGGAAGAGCTTAAAAACATTAGCTGGATGCAGATATTGAAAGAGGTGGGGGAAGGCATGCTGGAAATGGTGGTGATTATTGCCGGTGTTGCCGTTGTTATCCTGGTCACTCTTGCCGTCGCTGCTGCGCTGATTGCACTGGTGGAAATTTTAGCCGCGGCTGCTGCGGTAAGCGCCGCTGCGTTAGCTGCCGTTCTGACAATATTGGCGAGTGTGACATTCGCCACCGCTTCATAA
- a CDS encoding CesT family type III secretion system chaperone, whose product MKAYQQTVSEWLHLVGERQGVALSIGGDDHCTVPFGQGGECIVEVPDNDDVQAFYLYIPLLRLPVDEPGQLMLTRAALELNMFGLTTGGSQISLDSRTNYLVLSFSALIEMFDETAFMQTLGEFLDLGVSLQAQFQAINTQQNGASAPHPLLGSAIAC is encoded by the coding sequence GTGAAAGCATATCAACAGACAGTATCGGAATGGTTGCACCTTGTGGGTGAGCGCCAAGGCGTGGCTTTGAGCATTGGCGGCGATGATCACTGTACAGTGCCTTTCGGCCAAGGTGGAGAGTGCATCGTTGAAGTACCGGATAACGACGACGTTCAGGCATTTTATCTCTATATTCCTTTGTTGCGATTACCTGTAGATGAACCGGGCCAGTTGATGCTGACTCGGGCTGCCCTTGAGCTGAATATGTTCGGTCTCACCACCGGCGGCAGTCAGATCAGTCTGGACAGTCGTACCAATTATCTGGTGTTGAGCTTCTCTGCGTTGATCGAGATGTTCGACGAAACTGCATTTATGCAAACTCTGGGTGAGTTTCTCGATCTTGGTGTCAGCTTGCAGGCCCAGTTTCAGGCGATCAACACCCAGCAGAACGGAGCGTCTGCGCCGCATCCATTACTTGGCTCAGCCATCGCATGCTGA
- a CDS encoding VRR-NUC domain-containing protein — MAISNNDKMCPAVTSITCTMEIGVFPADEDPCYLAEKAEYALRLPAMIMTKLGAIRFLNQIIMSGLIKVEELKHDFLWSYKAEVVFAIRGKKDVPLPMLATSLASKQRYGDNLPQSSNPFARPSADDAEKFGVVGIRRPDIILVKEEALRWPGRNATYFDGSVHPDNLKMLIEVKFPGDVLSDNQERDYIQIATEKRFGVMRIDDNRTEEQKQYDEAWRKLYQPGSQHYKNPIPLAPLPPGSPPDDEALPVPPAEGVPGTIPQPLTKNPPLLSTSRWSFLPSYEDWVVLGQEVAGLTENGLNYVRDSTRELLAQFGTWLNQAGKWVCEEIIDPISHQISYAFSWVSEQTGKIVTWTESEIKARWQTVQQGSDITLEELKNISWMQILKEVGEGMLEMVVIIAGVAVVILVTLAVAAALIALVEILAAAAAVSAAALATVLAILASVTFATAS, encoded by the coding sequence ATGGCAATATCCAACAACGACAAGATGTGCCCGGCTGTCACATCAATCACCTGTACGATGGAAATCGGCGTCTTTCCCGCCGATGAAGATCCCTGTTATCTGGCGGAAAAAGCTGAATATGCCCTGCGCCTGCCGGCAATGATTATGACCAAACTGGGGGCTATTCGCTTTCTTAATCAAATCATTATGAGTGGGTTGATTAAGGTTGAGGAACTCAAACATGACTTTTTATGGTCCTATAAAGCAGAAGTGGTGTTTGCTATCCGGGGGAAGAAGGATGTTCCTTTGCCCATGCTGGCGACCAGTCTGGCCTCTAAACAGCGTTATGGCGATAACTTACCGCAATCCAGTAATCCGTTTGCCCGGCCTTCTGCCGACGACGCGGAGAAATTTGGGGTTGTTGGTATCCGTCGGCCCGATATTATTTTGGTTAAAGAGGAGGCTCTCCGCTGGCCGGGCAGAAATGCCACCTACTTCGATGGTTCTGTGCACCCCGATAATCTGAAAATGTTGATTGAGGTGAAATTTCCGGGGGATGTGCTCTCTGACAATCAGGAACGAGATTATATCCAGATTGCAACAGAAAAACGCTTTGGGGTAATGCGCATCGACGATAACCGTACAGAAGAGCAAAAACAGTATGATGAAGCGTGGCGAAAACTTTATCAGCCCGGCTCCCAACACTATAAAAATCCGATCCCACTGGCCCCGCTGCCGCCCGGTTCGCCGCCTGATGATGAAGCTTTACCCGTACCGCCCGCAGAGGGTGTGCCGGGGACCATTCCGCAACCCCTGACAAAAAATCCACCGCTTCTCAGTACTTCCCGTTGGTCGTTTTTACCCAGCTATGAAGACTGGGTTGTTCTTGGGCAGGAGGTGGCTGGTCTGACTGAAAATGGGTTGAATTATGTCCGCGACAGTACCCGGGAGCTCCTTGCCCAGTTTGGTACCTGGTTAAATCAAGCTGGGAAGTGGGTGTGTGAAGAGATTATTGATCCGATAAGCCATCAGATCAGTTACGCGTTTTCCTGGGTCAGTGAACAAACGGGAAAAATCGTGACCTGGACGGAGAGTGAGATAAAAGCCCGGTGGCAGACGGTGCAACAGGGTTCAGATATCACCCTGGAAGAGTTAAAAAACATTAGCTGGATGCAGATATTAAAAGAGGTGGGGGAAGGCATGCTGGAAATGGTGGTGATTATTGCCGGTGTTGCCGTTGTTATCCTGGTCACCCTTGCCGTTGCTGCTGCGCTGATTGCACTGGTGGAAATTTTAGCCGCGGCTGCTGCGGTAAGCGCCGCTGCGTTGGCTACCGTTCTGGCAATATTGGCGAGTGTGACATTCGCCACCGCTTCATAA
- the tssI gene encoding type VI secretion system tip protein VgrG has protein sequence MDGLVFTCRIGALPQTTFQVAQFTLQEELSQLYRLTLKVVSSRDDIPLNEQLGDSASLVITRNGITERTINGMITGAEQGNTDGRSTFYIFTVRPTMWLMTLNQDSRIFHLKSVPEILTILLKEHRILFTRDTLYKRHAEREYTTQKRESAYDFWCRLAAEEGIIFWFEEEQTLFCDCHLGMQADIALTYNTHPETDETDTTAYQWSYGEYLCSNGTVQKDHNFLNPKYSLEHQKQSDDSGHHSVFESYGRFQWDEEGKPFTQLRLEQLRNYSKVGTAKTNCIRLRPGKIFTLQSHPIEAMNDRWQVISVTHHGWQPVASNGGGEGTTLTNEVAFIPGNQDWRPPYRYKPLADGDEVATVVGVGSEEIYVNEHGAIRIHFHWNRYDKADDHASCWVRVAQGWNGNGFGFMAIPRVGQEVIVSYLNGDIDRPIVTGCTYNGLNRPPLNLPLEKTRTTFKTRTLGGQGFNELRFEDARGSEEVFIHAQRDMNTQILRDKTTQIGHDQQTEVAHNRTAIIKNDDDEAVQGGQTLEVGQNQTVTIKGQQALSVGKSHQLNVADNQQITVGKHITVHSESGQITIGNAGGQIVIDPMGNIRIEGVSITMTDHIIGKKSAGALFDYSARYTLLSEHSDKPLVNVPYTITTGEGQVIPGKTDALGRTVTVQSEAEENLQLSSPEASPKPKQTLYRVSGNTQIEYVMEFTEK, from the coding sequence ATGGATGGATTAGTTTTCACCTGCCGAATTGGCGCACTGCCCCAAACCACCTTTCAGGTCGCGCAATTTACTTTACAGGAAGAGCTGTCACAGCTTTATCGCCTGACGTTAAAGGTGGTGAGCTCACGTGATGATATTCCCCTGAATGAACAACTGGGGGACAGTGCATCATTGGTCATTACCCGTAATGGCATCACCGAACGGACCATTAATGGCATGATAACCGGCGCTGAACAGGGTAATACCGATGGTCGTAGCACTTTTTATATTTTCACTGTCCGTCCCACAATGTGGCTGATGACGCTCAATCAGGATAGCCGTATTTTCCATCTGAAGTCTGTACCCGAAATCTTAACGATCTTGCTTAAAGAGCATCGTATTTTATTTACCCGCGATACGCTCTATAAACGCCATGCCGAACGGGAATACACCACGCAAAAACGCGAATCCGCTTATGATTTCTGGTGCCGGCTGGCGGCGGAAGAGGGCATTATCTTCTGGTTTGAGGAAGAACAGACGTTGTTCTGTGATTGCCACCTGGGCATGCAGGCGGATATCGCTCTGACTTACAATACGCATCCTGAAACGGACGAGACCGATACCACGGCGTACCAGTGGAGTTATGGCGAATACCTGTGTTCGAATGGCACGGTCCAGAAAGATCATAACTTTCTTAACCCCAAATATTCGCTTGAGCATCAGAAGCAATCCGACGATAGCGGGCACCATTCGGTGTTTGAAAGTTACGGGCGTTTCCAGTGGGACGAGGAAGGAAAACCTTTTACCCAATTGCGGCTGGAACAGTTACGAAACTACAGTAAAGTCGGTACCGCCAAAACCAACTGTATCCGGCTGCGGCCGGGCAAAATTTTTACCCTGCAATCCCATCCCATAGAGGCCATGAACGACCGCTGGCAGGTGATCTCTGTCACGCATCATGGGTGGCAACCTGTCGCGTCAAACGGCGGGGGCGAAGGCACAACACTGACCAACGAGGTCGCCTTTATTCCCGGAAACCAGGACTGGCGGCCCCCTTACCGCTACAAACCCCTGGCGGACGGTGATGAAGTCGCCACGGTGGTCGGGGTGGGAAGCGAAGAGATTTATGTGAACGAACACGGCGCGATACGGATCCATTTCCACTGGAACCGTTACGATAAGGCGGACGACCACGCGTCTTGTTGGGTGCGGGTGGCACAGGGCTGGAACGGTAACGGTTTCGGTTTTATGGCGATACCGCGCGTCGGGCAGGAGGTGATCGTCAGCTATCTCAACGGCGATATCGACCGTCCGATTGTAACGGGGTGTACCTATAACGGCCTCAACCGCCCGCCTCTTAATTTACCGCTGGAGAAAACCCGTACCACCTTTAAAACCCGGACTCTCGGAGGGCAGGGATTTAATGAACTGCGCTTTGAGGATGCCAGAGGAAGCGAGGAAGTGTTTATTCATGCTCAGCGGGATATGAATACCCAGATTCTCCGGGATAAAACCACGCAGATAGGCCATGACCAGCAAACAGAAGTGGCGCATAACCGTACCGCGATAATTAAAAACGATGATGATGAAGCCGTGCAGGGCGGCCAGACGCTTGAAGTTGGTCAGAATCAAACGGTGACTATTAAAGGTCAGCAAGCCCTTTCCGTGGGTAAAAGCCATCAATTAAACGTCGCCGATAACCAGCAAATTACTGTGGGTAAACATATCACGGTGCACTCTGAAAGCGGGCAAATCACCATTGGGAATGCAGGCGGACAGATAGTTATTGACCCGATGGGCAATATCCGCATCGAAGGGGTCAGCATCACCATGACCGACCATATCATCGGCAAGAAATCCGCCGGTGCGCTGTTTGACTACTCCGCCCGCTATACCCTGCTGAGTGAGCACAGCGATAAGCCGCTGGTGAATGTCCCCTACACCATCACCACCGGCGAGGGTCAGGTTATCCCGGGTAAAACTGACGCGCTGGGCAGAACGGTGACGGTGCAGAGTGAGGCGGAAGAAAATCTGCAACTGAGTTCACCGGAAGCCTCACCGAAACCTAAGCAAACCTTATACCGAGTCAGCGGTAACACGCAGATAGAGTATGTGATGGAATTTACGGAGAAATAA
- a CDS encoding ADP-ribosyltransferase produces MPISPISGHMPLSQIQVPQHATTSPLLEQGNRLFEQSVRRGPLHFQSSSLKHLCAELRQLQNAPSSMQARRVQDAIQHWENHHPKEVMARSTRLAELKQALAEQGTVGRTLQSKVMATGPQVILKQPMPALPQSIAAQITKAQTGCTTTLVSSATAELIKHNQNNQQHIKDSDGRKPVNNMPPPPPPPMADKTQKVKKWVVNTDSKQLQALRYYSAQGYNLINTYLRGGEYVKHQAIETLLSRNYLHSNEPTPQEFDAGMRAYIQDVTEGLNELAITDHKKVYRGLKFDKSELKNLLDQYTTEGNIIAEKGFLSTSPDKAWVNDTILVINLESGHKGRILGDAAHFKGEAEMLFPPESKMLVEKVLNRDDKEFDSHFSNLRLTDDASADTTRIKRIINIKMLNE; encoded by the coding sequence ATGCCAATCTCACCTATTAGCGGCCATATGCCGCTTAGCCAAATACAAGTTCCGCAACATGCCACAACTTCTCCTCTACTCGAACAGGGCAATCGTCTGTTCGAACAGTCTGTTCGGCGTGGCCCTCTTCACTTTCAGAGTTCGTCGCTCAAACATTTGTGCGCCGAGCTGCGCCAATTGCAGAATGCTCCCAGCAGTATGCAAGCCCGGCGGGTGCAGGATGCTATTCAGCACTGGGAGAACCACCACCCCAAAGAGGTGATGGCCCGTAGTACCCGCCTTGCTGAACTTAAACAGGCTCTGGCAGAACAAGGCACCGTGGGGCGCACTCTACAATCAAAGGTGATGGCAACCGGTCCCCAAGTAATATTAAAACAGCCCATGCCGGCCTTACCACAATCTATCGCCGCTCAGATCACCAAAGCCCAGACTGGCTGCACCACCACCTTGGTCTCCTCCGCGACAGCCGAACTGATAAAGCACAATCAAAACAACCAACAGCACATCAAAGACAGTGATGGACGAAAGCCTGTTAATAACATGCCACCGCCCCCACCACCGCCAATGGCAGATAAAACGCAAAAAGTAAAGAAATGGGTAGTCAATACGGACTCTAAGCAGCTCCAGGCACTCAGGTATTATTCCGCACAGGGATATAATCTTATAAATACCTACCTGCGTGGAGGAGAGTACGTTAAGCATCAAGCTATTGAAACATTATTGTCGAGAAATTACTTACACAGTAATGAACCAACGCCTCAAGAATTTGATGCAGGAATGCGTGCATATATTCAAGACGTCACAGAGGGATTAAATGAGCTTGCTATCACGGATCATAAAAAAGTTTATCGCGGGTTAAAATTCGATAAATCAGAACTTAAGAATTTACTGGATCAATATACTACAGAGGGAAACATCATTGCGGAAAAAGGGTTTCTTAGTACCTCGCCAGATAAAGCCTGGGTCAATGATACTATTCTGGTCATAAATCTTGAGTCAGGCCATAAAGGTCGTATTTTAGGGGACGCAGCTCATTTTAAAGGAGAAGCAGAGATGCTATTCCCCCCTGAGTCAAAAATGTTAGTGGAGAAGGTTTTGAATCGCGATGATAAAGAATTTGATTCCCACTTTTCAAATCTGAGACTAACAGATGATGCGTCAGCAGATACCACAAGGATTAAAAGGATTATTAATATAAAAATGCTGAACGAATAA
- the ampC gene encoding class C beta-lactamase — MTKRFSVLTGGLLLTASLGAQASNTADQTRLTNTVDKTIHSLMQEYDIPGMAIAVTFHGQHFFYQYGDASKESNTPVTKETIFELGSVSKTFTGSLISWAQVTGAISFSDKASQHFQPLAGSAFDNINLLNIATYTAGGLPLQFPDEIDSNNKMVDWFQHWQPTYTPGTYRQYSNPSIGLAGYIVAQRLEKPYSKLMENQILSPLGLHHTWFNVPAQEMKNYALGYSKENKPIRINPGVLDEEAYGLKTSAQELISFVDANIDPSRVGDSKLAQAIRATHTGYYRVGEMTQGLGWELYHWPVTLEQVLSGNSAQIAYQANKTTELALPEPPTDALFINKTGSTNGFGTYVAFVPQEQMGIVLLANKNYPNEARIKAAWQILNALK, encoded by the coding sequence ATGACAAAACGATTTTCGGTGCTGACTGGCGGATTGCTGCTTACCGCTTCTCTCGGCGCTCAAGCCTCGAATACCGCCGATCAGACCCGTCTGACAAATACTGTTGATAAGACCATACACTCCCTGATGCAGGAATATGACATTCCAGGAATGGCGATTGCAGTGACTTTCCACGGTCAACATTTTTTCTATCAATACGGTGACGCATCAAAAGAGAGCAACACGCCGGTCACCAAAGAGACAATCTTTGAATTAGGCTCGGTCAGCAAAACCTTTACCGGCAGCCTGATTTCTTGGGCGCAGGTGACGGGAGCCATTTCCTTCTCCGATAAGGCCAGTCAGCATTTTCAACCGCTTGCAGGTAGCGCCTTTGACAACATAAACTTGCTGAATATTGCCACCTATACCGCGGGTGGCCTGCCATTACAGTTCCCTGATGAGATCGACAGCAATAACAAAATGGTGGACTGGTTCCAGCACTGGCAGCCAACGTACACGCCCGGAACCTACCGCCAGTACTCTAATCCCAGTATTGGCCTTGCGGGTTATATCGTTGCCCAACGCCTTGAAAAACCTTACTCAAAACTGATGGAAAACCAGATCCTTTCACCGCTTGGTCTGCACCATACCTGGTTTAACGTACCCGCACAGGAGATGAAAAATTATGCGTTGGGTTATTCAAAAGAGAATAAACCGATTCGCATCAACCCCGGTGTGCTGGATGAGGAAGCCTATGGTCTGAAAACCAGTGCACAGGAGCTAATTAGCTTCGTAGATGCAAATATCGATCCTTCCCGCGTAGGTGACAGCAAGCTGGCACAGGCCATTCGGGCAACTCATACCGGTTATTACCGGGTGGGGGAAATGACGCAAGGGCTGGGCTGGGAACTTTATCACTGGCCTGTTACCCTTGAGCAGGTACTGAGCGGCAACTCGGCGCAGATCGCTTATCAGGCCAACAAAACCACGGAACTAGCGCTACCAGAGCCGCCAACGGATGCGCTTTTTATCAATAAAACCGGTTCCACCAATGGCTTCGGCACGTATGTTGCGTTTGTGCCGCAAGAGCAAATGGGCATTGTGCTGCTGGCCAACAAAAATTACCCCAACGAGGCGCGTATTAAAGCGGCCTGGCAAATCCTCAACGCGCTGAAATAA
- a CDS encoding phospholipase, translating to MSIQSLGQTFKTTALSPLSNGEVQTPSRNNNVHHHLASHYTSTGLGTQVSPGKVLTTTLKYLTLSAPARKIGTAIQGGHDSHAQSAKGKARYWTGAIIKGLANITGGTSSVTSGAISVGVVGVKNLAESTGRLLASSALGLAGAGAKGVSHLPLGASDRLQAGTRAEQLLNSAKVIAKPAFVAKAEQEPLNAVGAKAVMDAAQLARISCSSSYRDMPAGYSHATLADIPSSILARREDGTGGTGSELTLHVRPSKGENDPLILEGDSWSALKVAVYKSDDTMVLSFVGTQPTKRPGTVKSDVGAALGIKDSAFQDADRLVKAFTKQYGGKVEVLGHSLGGGLAQYAGIKHGIKVTAFNSMGLHVGLRDRLADKLDSANVTHINTSSDPLSQKAEHGIWGLDASSQVGKRYVIEHSGGHRMESVTAGLEALLA from the coding sequence ATGTCTATTCAAAGTCTTGGGCAAACTTTCAAAACGACGGCATTGTCGCCCCTTTCGAACGGAGAGGTACAGACACCATCTCGCAATAATAATGTTCATCATCATCTTGCTTCCCATTACACCAGTACGGGTCTTGGTACTCAGGTGTCGCCGGGCAAGGTGCTGACCACTACACTGAAATATCTGACATTGAGTGCTCCGGCTCGCAAGATTGGCACTGCCATACAGGGAGGACATGATTCCCACGCACAGAGTGCCAAAGGTAAGGCGCGCTACTGGACTGGGGCCATTATCAAGGGATTGGCTAATATCACGGGCGGCACCAGTAGTGTAACGAGCGGTGCAATTTCGGTCGGTGTTGTAGGCGTTAAAAACCTGGCGGAATCCACAGGGCGTTTGCTGGCATCTTCTGCCTTGGGGCTGGCTGGAGCGGGCGCGAAGGGAGTCTCGCACTTACCTCTTGGCGCGTCCGATCGTTTGCAGGCTGGAACGCGTGCCGAGCAATTGCTGAATTCTGCCAAGGTGATCGCCAAACCCGCGTTTGTGGCTAAAGCAGAACAAGAGCCGTTGAATGCTGTGGGAGCTAAAGCAGTAATGGATGCGGCCCAATTGGCGAGAATCAGTTGCTCCAGTAGCTATCGGGATATGCCAGCAGGTTACAGTCATGCCACTTTAGCTGATATCCCGTCCTCGATATTGGCTCGCCGGGAGGATGGCACTGGCGGAACCGGCAGTGAGTTAACCCTGCATGTTCGCCCCAGCAAAGGGGAGAATGATCCTTTAATCCTTGAGGGAGATAGCTGGTCTGCGCTCAAGGTTGCTGTCTATAAGAGTGACGACACTATGGTGCTCTCCTTTGTGGGCACTCAGCCGACCAAGCGCCCTGGCACGGTGAAGAGTGATGTCGGCGCTGCTTTGGGGATCAAGGACAGCGCGTTTCAGGATGCTGACCGCTTGGTCAAAGCCTTTACTAAACAATATGGCGGTAAGGTTGAGGTTCTGGGTCACTCCTTGGGCGGCGGGCTAGCACAATATGCGGGCATCAAGCATGGGATCAAGGTCACTGCATTTAACAGCATGGGATTGCATGTAGGGTTGCGAGATCGGTTGGCCGACAAGTTGGATAGTGCCAATGTCACCCACATCAATACCAGTAGCGATCCGCTGAGTCAGAAGGCCGAACATGGTATTTGGGGCTTGGATGCCTCTTCTCAGGTAGGCAAGCGTTATGTGATTGAGCATTCAGGCGGTCACCGTATGGAGTCAGTGACCGCAGGTTTGGAAGCTTTACTGGCTTAA
- a CDS encoding DUF3396 domain-containing protein codes for METVDYFAQLRSQLAAFTFLNGDGLTISRLGISITLFFKQGYTQEKKQRILACYRRFREEFGTHLRFHSHSLKGLSKYSPENIIKMEEGILARKKNQLCGWVVSDAKNEDEAPKYLMRYLDSREIDGDDGSSYLSLVLPWDYLKEQEGMTRFMAWLDFLCEQLEPDSGDCGYCLVLPKDYYDYFPLEYQLAQRYPALQVNSAVHTAKLQYGHSIRGINWITLLSKRFVNRLGGEFWIRQVLRPYRDVVITSYRDGLIIRAGEYPDLTPLPGSVPESYFAINQLIRPIRVIPREGHSLHFYGEGHFNSTSTLAWYARYDRSPLQVTPLKGDHPALVSGIWQTDSLPGRQYFFAQGAMAFDVEGAETGTTIWHLIREAANMWE; via the coding sequence ATGGAAACTGTAGATTACTTTGCCCAGTTGAGATCACAACTGGCCGCGTTTACCTTCCTCAATGGTGATGGGCTAACCATTTCTCGTCTTGGGATTTCTATCACTCTGTTTTTTAAACAGGGCTACACTCAGGAGAAAAAACAACGCATTCTGGCCTGCTACCGGCGCTTTCGGGAGGAGTTCGGTACTCATCTGCGTTTTCACAGTCATTCATTAAAGGGATTAAGCAAATATTCACCGGAAAATATTATTAAGATGGAGGAAGGTATTCTCGCCAGGAAAAAAAACCAGCTCTGTGGTTGGGTCGTTAGTGATGCTAAAAATGAAGATGAGGCACCTAAGTATCTGATGCGTTACCTAGATTCCCGAGAAATTGATGGTGATGATGGTAGCTCCTACCTGAGTCTAGTGCTGCCCTGGGATTATCTGAAAGAACAAGAGGGCATGACCCGGTTTATGGCCTGGCTGGACTTTCTGTGTGAACAACTCGAACCGGACAGTGGAGACTGTGGCTACTGTCTGGTCCTGCCCAAAGATTATTATGATTACTTTCCCTTAGAGTACCAGCTAGCGCAGCGTTACCCCGCATTGCAGGTTAATTCTGCGGTTCATACAGCCAAATTACAGTATGGACATTCCATCCGTGGCATTAATTGGATCACCCTGCTGTCCAAACGATTTGTAAACCGACTGGGTGGAGAATTCTGGATACGTCAGGTGCTGCGCCCCTACCGGGATGTGGTGATTACTTCTTACCGTGATGGCCTGATTATCCGGGCCGGTGAATACCCGGACTTAACCCCACTCCCGGGCAGTGTCCCGGAGAGTTATTTTGCTATTAACCAGTTGATACGTCCGATACGGGTGATACCTCGTGAAGGCCATTCATTGCACTTCTATGGTGAAGGTCATTTTAATTCAACTTCTACCCTGGCCTGGTATGCCCGTTATGACCGAAGTCCGCTGCAAGTGACCCCTTTGAAAGGTGACCATCCGGCACTGGTCAGCGGGATCTGGCAAACCGACAGCCTGCCTGGCAGGCAGTACTTCTTTGCTCAGGGTGCGATGGCTTTTGATGTTGAAGGTGCAGAGACGGGTACAACTATCTGGCATCTGATACGGGAAGCGGCAAATATGTGGGAATAA